A window of the Brassica napus cultivar Da-Ae chromosome A2, Da-Ae, whole genome shotgun sequence genome harbors these coding sequences:
- the LOC106430063 gene encoding putative cysteine-rich receptor-like protein kinase 39 isoform X2 has product MRKCFALMIFLASFLLRVLQNLELVHAVGCAGSLFNVNSTYAQNRHNLFSTLASKVVANGRLYNDSLGQNPNRVHALVFCTRGDEQACISCVQKVTQNIQTSCPNRMDSFQWNNDDVDDQVSCLVRSSNHTTFQNLELRPAVIHPSPDSIEPSKNTTLFSKQWEATVNRTIQVATEANTSSLLQYIGAVKAEFTEFPNVYMLMQCTPDITSRECMICLENCVAYFKTQFWGRQGGSVSRPSCLFRWDLYRFHGAFDNVTIFHAPPRVQPPENDKKGKGIRLGGIIAITVPAFITLLVFIGLIKFYVRRRKFNKGIYVGRAEYSDSDCQYMLRFDLGMILMATDEFSSENKLGQGGFGTVYKGILLNGREIAVKRLTRGSEEGCMEFKNEVSLLTRLQHKNLVKLLGFCHERDEEILVYEFVPNSSLDHFIFDEEKRSLLTWEVRFKIIEGVARGLVYLHEDSQLKIIHRDLKASNILLDAEMNPKVADFGTARLFDTNETRAETKRIAGTRGYMAPEYLSYGQISVKSDVYSFGVMLLEMICGKRNNSFEGEGIAAFAWKRWDEGRPEIIIDPFLVEKPSNEIIKLIQIGLLCVHENATKRPTMRSLIIWLSRETISIPLPKDLAFTRNESQSEDGTMSMSSVFTKLSSR; this is encoded by the exons ATGAGGAAATGCTTTGCTTTGATGATCTTCCTcgcttcttttcttcttcgtgTCCTTCAAAACCTCGAACTTGTTCATGCCGTCGGGTGTGCCGGAAGCTTATTCAACGTTAACAGCACTTACGCTCAGAATCGTCACAATCTCTTCTCTACTCTTGCTTCAAAAGTCGTTGCCAACGGTAGATTATACAACGATTCACTCGGCCAAAATCCCAATAGAGTTCACGCTCTTGTATTCTGCACAAGAGGCGACGAGCAAGCTTGTATTAGTTGTGTCCAAAAAGTAACACAGAATATACAAACGAGCTGTCCAAATCGCATGGATTCGTTCCAGTGGAACAATGACGATGTAGATGACCAAGTTTCTTGTCTTGTACGTTCCTCAAACCACACAACTTTCCAGAACCTCGAGCTTCGACCTGCCGTCATTCACCCAAGTCCAGATAGTATCGAACCATCCAAGAACACGACCCTTTTCAGTAAGCAGTGGGAAGCAACGGTCAATCGGACTATCCAGGTTGCCACGGAAGCTAATACTTCCTCGCTACTTCAGTACATTGGTGCTGTAAAGGCCGAGTTCACGGAGTTTCCAAATGTATACATGTTGATGCAATGCACGCCCGACATAACTTCTCGAGAGTGCATGATATGTTTGGAAAACTGCGTGGCTTATTTTAAAACACAGTTTTGGGGAAGACAAGGAGGCTCGGTTAGTCGCCCGAGCTGTCTTTTCAGGTGGGATCTATATCGTTTCCATGGTGCCTTTGATAATGTAACAATATTTCATGCACCTCCTCGAGTTCAGCCACCTGAAAATGACAAGAAAG GAAAAGGCATTAGGTTGGGTGGAATTATCGCGATAACTGTGCCTGCTTTCATTACTCTTTTGGTCTTTATTGGTCTCATAAAATTCTATGTTCGGAGGAGAAAATTCAACAAGGGAATATATG ttGGTAGAGCAGAGTACTCCGATTCGGACTGTCAATATATGCTACGGTTTGATCTTGGTATGATCTTAATGGCAACCGATGAATTTTCGTCTGAAAACAAGCTAGGCCAAGGTGGATTTGGTACGGTCTATAAG GGGATATTACTAAACGGGAGAGAGATAGCAGTGAAAAGATTAACCAGAGGTTCAGAAGAAGGATGCATGGAGTTTAAGAATGAGGTTTCACTCTTGACAAGACTCCAACATAAGAATTTGGTTAAGCTTCTTGGTTTCTGTCATGAAAGAGATGAAGAGATTCTTGTCTACGAGTTTGTCCCCAACTCAAGTCTTGACCACTTTATCTTCG ATGAAGAGAAGCGTTCGCTTCTTACATGGGAGGTGAGATTCAAAATTATAGAAGGTGTTGCTCGAGGTCTTGTTTATCTCCATGAAGACTCTCAGCTGAAGATTATTCACCGAGATTTGAAGGCAAGCAACATCCTTTTAGATGCAGAGATGAATCCTAAAGTTGCAGATTTTGGGACGGCTAGGTTGTTCGACACTAATGAGACTCGAGCTGAAACAAAACGAATAGCTGGAACTCG TGGATATATGGCTCCCGAATACCTGAGTTACGGGCAAATCTCAGTTAAATCTGATGTATATAGCTTCGGTGTTATGCTTCTAGAGATGATATGTGGTAAAAGAAACAATAGCTTTGAAGGAGAAGGAATTGCAGCTTTT GCATGGAAGAGATGGGATGAAGGAAGGCCTGAGATTATAATTGATCCATTCTTGGTAGAGAAGCCGAGTAACGAGATTATTAAGTTGATCCAGATTGGTTTGTTGTGTGTTCATGAGAATGCAACAAAGAGACCAACCATGAGGTCTTTAATAATTTGGCTCAGCCGTGAGACTATTAGCATCCCTTTACCTAAGGATCTTGCTTTCACAAGGAATGAATCTCAATCTGAAGATGGTACAATGTCAATGAGCAGTGTCTTCACAAAGTTGAGTTCACGTTga
- the LOC106430076 gene encoding putative cysteine-rich receptor-like protein kinase 39 isoform X1, which yields MEKCFASMIFLASFLLLVLLNLELVHAVGCAGSLFNSNSTYAENRNNLFSTLASKVVANGGLYNDSLGQNPNRVQALVFCARGVEKACISCVQKVIQDIQKECPYHMDSFQWDKDDVDDRVSCLVRSSNQAAFKKLELRPADIHPNPNSIEPSKNMTLFTKQWEATVNRTIKVATESNTSSLLQYFGAVKAEFTEFPNVYMLMQCMPDITSRECMTCLEKCVAYFKVMYWGSRGGEVSRPSCVFRWDLYSFRSAFDNLTIFHAPPRVKSQAQPPTNDKKGRSIRYGGIITIVVPCFINLLVFIGLIKVYGPRRKSKNGINVGSAEYSDADGQFMLRFDLGIIITATSDFSSENKLGQGGFGTVHKGILLNGREIAVKRLIRGLEGGMEFKNEVSLLTRLQHKNLVKLLGFCNERDEEILVYEFVPNSSLDHFIFDEEKRKLLTWEVRFKIIEGVARGLVYLHEDSQLKIIHRDLKASNILLDAEMNPKVADFGTARLFDTDETRAETKRIAGTRGYMAPEYINCGEISAKSDVYSFGVVLLEIISGKRNNSFEGEGIASFTWKRWAEGRPEIIIDPFLVENSSNEIVKLIQIGLLCVQENATKRPTMSSVIVWLGSENITIALPRAPAFTMIKSPSEDCTMSMSNVFTELSSR from the exons ATGGAGAAATGCTTTGCTTCGATGATTTTCCTggcttcttttcttcttcttgtccttTTAAACCTTGAACTCGTTCATGCCGTCGGGTGTGCCGGAAGCTTATTCAACAGTAACAGCACCTACGCTGAGAACCGTAACAATCTCTTCTCTACTCTTGCTTCAAAAGTCGTTGCCAACGGTGGACTCTACAACGATTCACTCGGCCAAAATCCCAACAGAGTTCAAGCTCTTGTCTTCTGTGCAAGAGGCGTTGAGAAAGCTTGTATTAGTTGTGTCCAAAAAGTGATTCAGGATATACAGAAAGAGTGTCCATATCACATGGATTCGTTCCAGTGGGACAAAGACGATGTAGACGACCGTGTTTCTTGTCTTGTACGTTCCTCAAACCAAGCAGCTTTCAAGAAACTCGAGCTTCGACCTGCTGACATTCACCCAAATCCAAACAGTATCGAACCATCCAAGAACATGACCCTTTTCACTAAACAGTGGGAAGCAACAGTTAATCGGACTATCAAGGTTGCCACGGAATCTAATACTTCCTCGCTACTTCAGTACTTTGGTGCTGTAAAAGCCGAGTTCACGGAATTTCCAAATGTATACATGTTGATGCAATGCATGCCCGACATAACTTCTCGAGAGTGCATGACATGTTTGGAAAAATGCGTGGCATATTTTAAAGTAATGTATTGGGGAAGCCGAGGAGGCGAGGTTAGTCGTCCGAGTTGTGTTTTCAGGTGGGATCTATATTCTTTCCGTAGTGCTTTTGATAATCTAACAATATTTCATGCACCTCCTCGAGTTAAGTCGCAGGCTCAGCCACCTACAAATGACAAGAAAG gaagaagcaTTAGGTATGGTGGAATTATCACGATAGTTGTGCCTTGTTTCATTAATCTTTTGGTGTTTATTGGTCTTATCAAAGTTTATGGTCCGAGGAGAAAATCCAAGAACGGAATCAATG TTGGTAGTGCAGAGTACTCTGATGCGGATGGTCAATTTATGTTACGGTTTGATCTTGGTATTATCATAACGGCAACCAGTGATTTTTCTTCTGAAAATAAACTTGGCCAAGGTGGATTTGGTACCGTCCATAAG GGGATATTACTAAACGGGAGAGAGATAGCGGTGAAACGATTAATAAGAGGTTTAGAAGGAGGTATGGAGTTTAAGAATGAGGTTTCACTCTTGACAAGACTCCAACATAAGAATCTGGTTAAGCTTCTTGGTTTCTGTAATGAAAGAGATGAAGAGATTCTTGTCTATGAATTTGTCCCCAACTCAAGTCTTGACCACTTCATCTTCG ATGAAGAGAAGCGTAAGCTTCTTACATGGGAGGTGAGATTCAAAATTATAGAAGGTGTTGCTCGAGGTCTTGTTTATCTCCATGAAGACTCTCAGCTAAAGATTATTCACCGAGATTTGAAGGCTAGCAACATCCTTTTAGACGCAGAGATGAACCCTAAGGTTGCAGACTTTGGGACAGCAAGGCTGTTCGACACTGATGAGACAAGAGCTGAAACAAAGCGAATAGCTGGAACCCG TGGATATATGGCTCCCGAATACATAAATTGCGGGGAAATCTCAGCTAAATCTGATGTATATAGCTTCGGTGTTGTGCTTCTAGAGATAATAAGTGGTAAAAGAAACAATAGCTTTGAAGGTGAAGGAATTGCATCTTTT acatggAAGAGATGGGCTGAAGGAAGGCCAGAGATTATAATTGATCCTTTCTTGGTTGAGAATTCGAGTAATGAGATCGTTAAGTTGATCCAAATTGGTTTGTTGTGTGTTCAAGAGAATGCAACAAAGAGACCAACCATGAGCTCTGTAATTGTTTGGCTTGGCAGTGAGAATATCACCATTGCTTTACCTAGGGCTCCTGCTTTCACAATGATTAAGTCACCATCTGAAGATTGTACCATGTCAATGAGCAATGTCTTCACGGAGTTGAGTTCTCGTTGA
- the LOC106430063 gene encoding putative cysteine-rich receptor-like protein kinase 39 isoform X1, producing MRKCFALMIFLASFLLRVLQNLELVHAVGCAGSLFNVNSTYAQNRHNLFSTLASKVVANGRLYNDSLGQNPNRVHALVFCTRGDEQACISCVQKVTQNIQTSCPNRMDSFQWNNDDVDDQVSCLVRSSNHTTFQNLELRPAVIHPSPDSIEPSKNTTLFSKQWEATVNRTIQVATEANTSSLLQYIGAVKAEFTEFPNVYMLMQCTPDITSRECMICLENCVAYFKTQFWGRQGGSVSRPSCLFRWDLYRFHGAFDNVTIFHAPPRVQPPENDKKGKGIRLGGIIAITVPAFITLLVFIGLIKFYVRRRKFNKGIYGKVGRAEYSDSDCQYMLRFDLGMILMATDEFSSENKLGQGGFGTVYKGILLNGREIAVKRLTRGSEEGCMEFKNEVSLLTRLQHKNLVKLLGFCHERDEEILVYEFVPNSSLDHFIFDEEKRSLLTWEVRFKIIEGVARGLVYLHEDSQLKIIHRDLKASNILLDAEMNPKVADFGTARLFDTNETRAETKRIAGTRGYMAPEYLSYGQISVKSDVYSFGVMLLEMICGKRNNSFEGEGIAAFAWKRWDEGRPEIIIDPFLVEKPSNEIIKLIQIGLLCVHENATKRPTMRSLIIWLSRETISIPLPKDLAFTRNESQSEDGTMSMSSVFTKLSSR from the exons ATGAGGAAATGCTTTGCTTTGATGATCTTCCTcgcttcttttcttcttcgtgTCCTTCAAAACCTCGAACTTGTTCATGCCGTCGGGTGTGCCGGAAGCTTATTCAACGTTAACAGCACTTACGCTCAGAATCGTCACAATCTCTTCTCTACTCTTGCTTCAAAAGTCGTTGCCAACGGTAGATTATACAACGATTCACTCGGCCAAAATCCCAATAGAGTTCACGCTCTTGTATTCTGCACAAGAGGCGACGAGCAAGCTTGTATTAGTTGTGTCCAAAAAGTAACACAGAATATACAAACGAGCTGTCCAAATCGCATGGATTCGTTCCAGTGGAACAATGACGATGTAGATGACCAAGTTTCTTGTCTTGTACGTTCCTCAAACCACACAACTTTCCAGAACCTCGAGCTTCGACCTGCCGTCATTCACCCAAGTCCAGATAGTATCGAACCATCCAAGAACACGACCCTTTTCAGTAAGCAGTGGGAAGCAACGGTCAATCGGACTATCCAGGTTGCCACGGAAGCTAATACTTCCTCGCTACTTCAGTACATTGGTGCTGTAAAGGCCGAGTTCACGGAGTTTCCAAATGTATACATGTTGATGCAATGCACGCCCGACATAACTTCTCGAGAGTGCATGATATGTTTGGAAAACTGCGTGGCTTATTTTAAAACACAGTTTTGGGGAAGACAAGGAGGCTCGGTTAGTCGCCCGAGCTGTCTTTTCAGGTGGGATCTATATCGTTTCCATGGTGCCTTTGATAATGTAACAATATTTCATGCACCTCCTCGAGTTCAGCCACCTGAAAATGACAAGAAAG GAAAAGGCATTAGGTTGGGTGGAATTATCGCGATAACTGTGCCTGCTTTCATTACTCTTTTGGTCTTTATTGGTCTCATAAAATTCTATGTTCGGAGGAGAAAATTCAACAAGGGAATATATGGTAAGG ttGGTAGAGCAGAGTACTCCGATTCGGACTGTCAATATATGCTACGGTTTGATCTTGGTATGATCTTAATGGCAACCGATGAATTTTCGTCTGAAAACAAGCTAGGCCAAGGTGGATTTGGTACGGTCTATAAG GGGATATTACTAAACGGGAGAGAGATAGCAGTGAAAAGATTAACCAGAGGTTCAGAAGAAGGATGCATGGAGTTTAAGAATGAGGTTTCACTCTTGACAAGACTCCAACATAAGAATTTGGTTAAGCTTCTTGGTTTCTGTCATGAAAGAGATGAAGAGATTCTTGTCTACGAGTTTGTCCCCAACTCAAGTCTTGACCACTTTATCTTCG ATGAAGAGAAGCGTTCGCTTCTTACATGGGAGGTGAGATTCAAAATTATAGAAGGTGTTGCTCGAGGTCTTGTTTATCTCCATGAAGACTCTCAGCTGAAGATTATTCACCGAGATTTGAAGGCAAGCAACATCCTTTTAGATGCAGAGATGAATCCTAAAGTTGCAGATTTTGGGACGGCTAGGTTGTTCGACACTAATGAGACTCGAGCTGAAACAAAACGAATAGCTGGAACTCG TGGATATATGGCTCCCGAATACCTGAGTTACGGGCAAATCTCAGTTAAATCTGATGTATATAGCTTCGGTGTTATGCTTCTAGAGATGATATGTGGTAAAAGAAACAATAGCTTTGAAGGAGAAGGAATTGCAGCTTTT GCATGGAAGAGATGGGATGAAGGAAGGCCTGAGATTATAATTGATCCATTCTTGGTAGAGAAGCCGAGTAACGAGATTATTAAGTTGATCCAGATTGGTTTGTTGTGTGTTCATGAGAATGCAACAAAGAGACCAACCATGAGGTCTTTAATAATTTGGCTCAGCCGTGAGACTATTAGCATCCCTTTACCTAAGGATCTTGCTTTCACAAGGAATGAATCTCAATCTGAAGATGGTACAATGTCAATGAGCAGTGTCTTCACAAAGTTGAGTTCACGTTga
- the LOC106430076 gene encoding putative cysteine-rich receptor-like protein kinase 39 isoform X2, whose translation MEKCFASMIFLASFLLLVLLNLELVHAVGCAGSLFNSNSTYAENRNNLFSTLASKVVANGGLYNDSLGQNPNRVQALVFCARGVEKACISCVQKVIQDIQKECPYHMDSFQWDKDDVDDRVSCLVRSSNQAAFKKLELRPADIHPNPNSIEPSKNMTLFTKQWEATVNRTIKVATESNTSSLLQYFGAVKAEFTEFPNVYMLMQCMPDITSRECMTCLEKCVAYFKVMYWGSRGGESQAQPPTNDKKGRSIRYGGIITIVVPCFINLLVFIGLIKVYGPRRKSKNGINVGSAEYSDADGQFMLRFDLGIIITATSDFSSENKLGQGGFGTVHKGILLNGREIAVKRLIRGLEGGMEFKNEVSLLTRLQHKNLVKLLGFCNERDEEILVYEFVPNSSLDHFIFDEEKRKLLTWEVRFKIIEGVARGLVYLHEDSQLKIIHRDLKASNILLDAEMNPKVADFGTARLFDTDETRAETKRIAGTRGYMAPEYINCGEISAKSDVYSFGVVLLEIISGKRNNSFEGEGIASFTWKRWAEGRPEIIIDPFLVENSSNEIVKLIQIGLLCVQENATKRPTMSSVIVWLGSENITIALPRAPAFTMIKSPSEDCTMSMSNVFTELSSR comes from the exons ATGGAGAAATGCTTTGCTTCGATGATTTTCCTggcttcttttcttcttcttgtccttTTAAACCTTGAACTCGTTCATGCCGTCGGGTGTGCCGGAAGCTTATTCAACAGTAACAGCACCTACGCTGAGAACCGTAACAATCTCTTCTCTACTCTTGCTTCAAAAGTCGTTGCCAACGGTGGACTCTACAACGATTCACTCGGCCAAAATCCCAACAGAGTTCAAGCTCTTGTCTTCTGTGCAAGAGGCGTTGAGAAAGCTTGTATTAGTTGTGTCCAAAAAGTGATTCAGGATATACAGAAAGAGTGTCCATATCACATGGATTCGTTCCAGTGGGACAAAGACGATGTAGACGACCGTGTTTCTTGTCTTGTACGTTCCTCAAACCAAGCAGCTTTCAAGAAACTCGAGCTTCGACCTGCTGACATTCACCCAAATCCAAACAGTATCGAACCATCCAAGAACATGACCCTTTTCACTAAACAGTGGGAAGCAACAGTTAATCGGACTATCAAGGTTGCCACGGAATCTAATACTTCCTCGCTACTTCAGTACTTTGGTGCTGTAAAAGCCGAGTTCACGGAATTTCCAAATGTATACATGTTGATGCAATGCATGCCCGACATAACTTCTCGAGAGTGCATGACATGTTTGGAAAAATGCGTGGCATATTTTAAAGTAATGTATTGGGGAAGCCGAGGAGGCGAG TCGCAGGCTCAGCCACCTACAAATGACAAGAAAG gaagaagcaTTAGGTATGGTGGAATTATCACGATAGTTGTGCCTTGTTTCATTAATCTTTTGGTGTTTATTGGTCTTATCAAAGTTTATGGTCCGAGGAGAAAATCCAAGAACGGAATCAATG TTGGTAGTGCAGAGTACTCTGATGCGGATGGTCAATTTATGTTACGGTTTGATCTTGGTATTATCATAACGGCAACCAGTGATTTTTCTTCTGAAAATAAACTTGGCCAAGGTGGATTTGGTACCGTCCATAAG GGGATATTACTAAACGGGAGAGAGATAGCGGTGAAACGATTAATAAGAGGTTTAGAAGGAGGTATGGAGTTTAAGAATGAGGTTTCACTCTTGACAAGACTCCAACATAAGAATCTGGTTAAGCTTCTTGGTTTCTGTAATGAAAGAGATGAAGAGATTCTTGTCTATGAATTTGTCCCCAACTCAAGTCTTGACCACTTCATCTTCG ATGAAGAGAAGCGTAAGCTTCTTACATGGGAGGTGAGATTCAAAATTATAGAAGGTGTTGCTCGAGGTCTTGTTTATCTCCATGAAGACTCTCAGCTAAAGATTATTCACCGAGATTTGAAGGCTAGCAACATCCTTTTAGACGCAGAGATGAACCCTAAGGTTGCAGACTTTGGGACAGCAAGGCTGTTCGACACTGATGAGACAAGAGCTGAAACAAAGCGAATAGCTGGAACCCG TGGATATATGGCTCCCGAATACATAAATTGCGGGGAAATCTCAGCTAAATCTGATGTATATAGCTTCGGTGTTGTGCTTCTAGAGATAATAAGTGGTAAAAGAAACAATAGCTTTGAAGGTGAAGGAATTGCATCTTTT acatggAAGAGATGGGCTGAAGGAAGGCCAGAGATTATAATTGATCCTTTCTTGGTTGAGAATTCGAGTAATGAGATCGTTAAGTTGATCCAAATTGGTTTGTTGTGTGTTCAAGAGAATGCAACAAAGAGACCAACCATGAGCTCTGTAATTGTTTGGCTTGGCAGTGAGAATATCACCATTGCTTTACCTAGGGCTCCTGCTTTCACAATGATTAAGTCACCATCTGAAGATTGTACCATGTCAATGAGCAATGTCTTCACGGAGTTGAGTTCTCGTTGA